The sequence ACCTGCGGATGCGCGCGAGCGAAGGCGCCGAGCACTCCGGCCAACAACCCCTCCCCGAAGTCCTCCTGCAAGCCGAGCCGCACCGCCCCCTTGAGGTCCGCGCTCCGCACGGCCGTGGCCGCCTCGTCGTTGAGCGCGAGCAACCGGCGCGCATAGCTGAGCAGGACCTCACCGGTGGGCGTCAGCGCCAGGCCACGTCCGGACTTGCGCAGGATGGGGCTGCCCACCTGCTCCTCCAGCTTCTTCAATTGCGCGCTGACGGCGGACGTCGAGAGACCGAGCCGGCGAGCGGCCTTCGCGAAGCTGCCCAGCTCCAGGCCCACCGTGAAGCTGCGGAGCACGTCGAGGTCGAAGGTGGGTGGCTGCATCAATCGTCCCGTTTTCGTGGAGGGTCGGTTCGAAAGATTCAAATTTTCGGGATGCCTCCCGCTGATTACTCCTCCGGCATGCCCTACGCCCGCATTTCGCTGCTCAGAGGAAAGTCCCGGGAGTACCTGCGCGCGCTGTCCGACAATCTGCACCGGGCGCTCGTGGAGGCCTACGAAGTCCCTCCCGACGACCGCTTCCAGGTCATCCACCAGCACGAGCCCGAGGAGCTGATTTTCGACCGTCACTACCTCGGTGGCCCGCGCAGTGATGACTATGTGCTGATTGCGATTACGGCCGGACGCCCCCGAAGCACGGAGACCAAGAAGGCCTTCTACCGCCGGCTGGTGGAGCTGCTCGAGGAGTCACCCGGCATCTCCCGCCGTGACGTCATGGTCGTCATCACCACCAGCCAGGCCGACGAGTGGTCCTTCTCCGATGGTCTCGCCTCCATGGTCGAGCCGCGCCCTGCTTGAGAGGAGCATCACCATGCTCGCGATGCAGTACAGCTTCGCGCTTCCGGCCGATTACGACATGGCCATCATCCGCAACCGCATCGCCATCAAGGGCCACTTGATGGACGACTTTCAGGGGCTCGGGTTCAAGGCGTTCCTCTACGCCTGTCGCGGAGATGCGAGCCACGAGAACCTCTACGCCCCGTTCTACGTGTGGAGGCAGGTGGAGGGGATGAACGCCTTCCTCGGTGGCGAGGGCTTCGCGGCGCTCACACAGTCCTTCGGGTGGCCCTCCGTCCGCACGGCACTGGTGCTCCACGCCTCGTGGCTGCCGTCGCTGAAGGAGGCGCGGTACGCCACGCGCGAAGTCACCTCGATTGCTCCACATACTTCGCTGGCCGCGCTACGGGAGCGAGAGGTGCGGGCCGTGGACGATGACGTGACTCGGGACGGCGCACTGAGCGCGGTGACGGCCTACGAGCCGACGACGTGGACGTTGGTGAGATTCCGTCTCTGGCGCGAGCCGCGCGACGTCTTCGGCCGTGAGGGCTTTCAGTCGTATCGCGTCGGACACGTGTCGGCCCCGGCGGCCGTGGGGCGGTAGCTGAAGCTTCGGCTTTCCCGAAGACATACGAACGAATTC comes from Pyxidicoccus parkwaysis and encodes:
- a CDS encoding tautomerase family protein; translation: MPYARISLLRGKSREYLRALSDNLHRALVEAYEVPPDDRFQVIHQHEPEELIFDRHYLGGPRSDDYVLIAITAGRPRSTETKKAFYRRLVELLEESPGISRRDVMVVITTSQADEWSFSDGLASMVEPRPA
- a CDS encoding DUF4865 family protein — protein: MLAMQYSFALPADYDMAIIRNRIAIKGHLMDDFQGLGFKAFLYACRGDASHENLYAPFYVWRQVEGMNAFLGGEGFAALTQSFGWPSVRTALVLHASWLPSLKEARYATREVTSIAPHTSLAALREREVRAVDDDVTRDGALSAVTAYEPTTWTLVRFRLWREPRDVFGREGFQSYRVGHVSAPAAVGR